One part of the Candidatus Aquiluna sp. UB-MaderosW2red genome encodes these proteins:
- the nrdI gene encoding class Ib ribonucleoside-diphosphate reductase assembly flavoprotein NrdI, giving the protein MFDVVYFSSVSENTKRFVDKIDSNAIRIPLKTDEAAEFVHDRDSVLVVPTYGGGNDSSTVPKQVIKFLNNPINRKHIKAVISGGNTNFGSHFCKAGDIVASKLGVPVLYRFEITGTPEDVVEVKERLATLWQTKS; this is encoded by the coding sequence ATGTTCGACGTTGTTTATTTCTCGAGTGTCTCGGAAAACACCAAACGCTTCGTAGACAAAATCGACAGCAATGCGATTCGGATCCCACTAAAGACCGATGAAGCAGCCGAGTTTGTGCACGATCGGGATAGCGTTTTAGTCGTCCCCACCTACGGTGGCGGGAACGACTCGAGCACTGTTCCAAAACAGGTAATCAAGTTTTTAAATAATCCGATAAACCGGAAACACATCAAGGCTGTCATATCTGGGGGAAACACCAATTTTGGTTCCCACTTTTGTAAAGCCGGAGACATCGTTGCCTCCAAGCTGGGAGTACCAGTGTTATACAGATTCGAAATAACCGGCACGCCGGAAGATGTAGTAGAAGTTAAAGAAAGGCTGGCCACCCTATGGCAAACCAAATCGTAG
- the nrdF gene encoding class 1b ribonucleoside-diphosphate reductase subunit beta — protein MKTKLVTRPVNWNRIEDSVDLDVWNRLTQNFWLPEKVPISNDIQSWETLRPHEQKLTLHVFTGLTMLDTIQGTVGSMSLMPDARTQHEEAVITNIAFMESVHAKSYSSVFSTLVSTAEIDEAFRWSEDNPYLQKKAEIILGYYRGDDPLKRKVASTLLESFLFYSGFYLPMYWSSRAKLTNTADLIRLIIRDEAIHGYYIGYKFQLGYNEQSQARKDELKAYTYDLLLELYENEMKYTADLYDEIGLTHDVKQFLHYNANKALMNLGFDPLFPKDDCQVSPAILSSLSPSSDENHDFFSGSGSSYVIGKHESTTDDDWDF, from the coding sequence ATGAAGACAAAACTTGTAACCCGCCCCGTCAACTGGAACCGAATCGAAGATTCGGTTGACCTGGATGTTTGGAACCGTCTCACCCAGAACTTTTGGCTGCCCGAGAAGGTCCCCATCTCGAACGACATTCAGTCCTGGGAGACCTTGCGTCCCCACGAGCAGAAGCTAACCCTTCACGTGTTCACCGGGCTAACCATGCTCGACACGATTCAGGGCACCGTTGGTTCGATGAGCTTGATGCCGGATGCTCGCACCCAGCACGAAGAGGCTGTAATCACCAACATTGCTTTCATGGAGTCCGTACACGCCAAGAGCTACTCGAGCGTGTTCTCCACCTTGGTTTCCACAGCCGAGATTGATGAGGCCTTCCGCTGGTCAGAAGACAACCCTTATTTGCAGAAAAAGGCAGAAATCATCCTCGGTTACTACCGAGGAGATGACCCGCTAAAGCGCAAGGTTGCTTCCACCTTGCTGGAATCCTTCTTGTTCTACTCCGGGTTCTATTTGCCAATGTATTGGTCCTCAAGGGCCAAGCTCACCAACACCGCAGACCTAATTCGCCTAATCATTCGCGATGAGGCGATCCACGGTTACTACATCGGATATAAGTTTCAGCTTGGTTATAACGAGCAGTCGCAGGCGCGCAAGGATGAGCTAAAGGCTTATACCTACGACCTACTGCTTGAGCTATACGAGAACGAGATGAAATACACCGCAGATCTTTACGATGAAATCGGTCTAACTCACGATGTGAAGCAGTTCTTGCATTACAACGCCAATAAAGCACTCATGAACCTAGGGTTTGACCCTCTGTTCCCTAAGGACGACTGCCAGGTCTCCCCTGCCATCTTGAGCTCGCTCAGCCCATCCAGCGATGAGAACCACGACTTCTTCTCTGGCTCCGGCTCTTCATACGTCATAGGTAAGCACGAATCAACCACTGACGACGACTGGGACTTCTAA
- a CDS encoding thrombospondin type 3 repeat-containing protein — MDQAPRKEPCRPDFAILSRSTTYTVAVEAVNEIGARQRNVKTFTTPEAPNPQTGVNYQYPGPILAKFNPTTAATGQIVTVTGLKLNMIDRMQMGGKEVEFVIYSATELAMKIPFGLADGRYDVVVYSEFGKLNVQDALRVAGSPVNEDLVHQPVEPGQPSLPGDQDGDRVPDNLDADIDGDGRPNAVDPDIDGDGRPNAVDPDIDGDGIPNDYDPNPVSPNAPEDALDTPRDDGTDSSVDEDLPATAENSGGINWLLIVGFLALSLTFGAALTIVMRKRKIVSVVTDSTLA, encoded by the coding sequence ATGGATCAGGCGCCAAGGAAAGAGCCTTGCAGGCCTGATTTTGCCATTCTCTCCAGGAGCACCACCTACACCGTCGCAGTCGAGGCAGTGAACGAGATTGGTGCACGCCAGCGTAATGTGAAGACCTTCACTACTCCTGAAGCCCCAAACCCCCAGACCGGGGTCAACTACCAGTACCCAGGTCCAATTTTGGCTAAGTTCAACCCAACCACTGCTGCCACCGGTCAGATTGTGACCGTTACTGGCTTGAAACTCAACATGATTGATCGTATGCAGATGGGCGGAAAGGAAGTTGAGTTTGTAATCTACTCGGCAACCGAGCTTGCCATGAAGATTCCATTTGGCCTAGCCGATGGCAGATACGATGTCGTTGTTTATTCCGAATTTGGAAAGCTGAACGTTCAGGATGCCCTGCGAGTTGCAGGTAGTCCAGTAAACGAGGACCTAGTTCACCAACCGGTCGAACCAGGCCAACCTTCGCTTCCTGGAGACCAAGATGGCGATAGGGTCCCTGACAACCTAGATGCGGATATTGACGGTGATGGGCGTCCGAATGCCGTTGACCCAGACATCGACGGCGATGGGCGTCCGAATGCCGTTGACCCAGACATCGACGGCGATGGCATCCCGAATGACTACGATCCAAATCCGGTCTCACCAAATGCGCCGGAGGATGCCCTGGACACTCCTCGCGATGACGGAACAGACTCATCAGTTGACGAAGATTTGCCTGCTACGGCTGAGAATTCTGGAGGTATCAACTGGCTACTGATTGTTGGCTTTTTGGCTTTATCTCTGACATTTGGTGCGGCTCTCACCATCGTGATGCGGAAGCGCAAGATCGTTTCAGTTGTCACGGATAGCACGCTCGCCTAG
- the nrdE gene encoding class 1b ribonucleoside-diphosphate reductase subunit alpha, whose product MSYQDLNAMINLWGEDQKLQLEKDKLAVRKYFLDHVNQNTVFFHSLEERLDYLVENEYYEKEILDKYKFEFIETLEKLAYSKKFRFEAFMGAYKFYTGYALKTFDGTRYLERFEDRVVMVALTLADGDEAVAINMVEEMISGRFQPATPTFLNCGKKQRGEFVSCFLLRIEDNMESISRGINSALQLSKRGGGVALSLSNVREYGAPIKKIEGQSSGIIPVMKLLEDSFSYANQLGARQGAGAVYLNAHHPDILRFLDTKRENADEKTRIKTLSIGVVVPDITLELAKNGEDMYLFSPYDVEKVYGIPFGDISVTEKYNEMVDDPRIKKSKIKARELFERIAELQFESGYPYIMYEDTVNKANPIQGRINMSNLCSEILQVNTPTTYNPDLSYDDIGKDISCNLGSMNIAMAMDGPNFANTVETSIRALTAVSDMSNIESVRSISDGNHKSHAIGLGQMNLHGYLAREQIHYGSEVALDFTNMYFYTVVYHAIRASNRIAIERKSYFHNFENSKYASGEFFEKYTDQEWAPATPKVKELFEDSNIAIPTQSDWAELKASVMKHGIYNQNLQAVPPTGSISYINNSTSSIHPIASRIEVRKEGKLGRVYYPAPFLSDKTWDYYEDAYEIGPDKIIDTYAVATQHVDQGLSLTLFFKDTATTRDVNRAQIYAWRKGIKTIYYIRIRQAALEGTEVENCVSCML is encoded by the coding sequence ATGAGCTACCAGGACCTCAACGCCATGATTAACCTTTGGGGTGAGGACCAGAAGCTTCAGCTTGAAAAAGACAAGCTTGCGGTTCGCAAGTACTTTTTGGACCACGTCAACCAGAACACCGTCTTCTTCCACAGCCTTGAAGAGCGCTTGGACTACCTGGTTGAAAACGAGTACTACGAAAAAGAAATCCTCGACAAATACAAGTTTGAGTTCATTGAGACCCTTGAGAAGCTTGCCTACTCAAAGAAGTTCCGCTTCGAAGCATTCATGGGTGCCTATAAGTTCTACACCGGCTACGCACTAAAGACTTTCGATGGCACCCGCTACCTAGAGCGCTTCGAAGACCGAGTTGTAATGGTTGCACTAACACTTGCCGATGGCGATGAGGCAGTGGCAATCAACATGGTCGAAGAGATGATCTCGGGCCGCTTCCAGCCAGCCACCCCGACCTTTTTGAACTGTGGCAAAAAGCAGCGCGGCGAGTTTGTCTCCTGCTTCTTATTGCGCATCGAAGACAACATGGAGTCCATCTCCCGCGGCATTAACTCAGCCCTTCAGCTTTCCAAGCGCGGTGGCGGCGTTGCCCTTTCACTTTCCAACGTTCGTGAGTATGGCGCACCAATCAAGAAGATCGAAGGCCAGTCCTCCGGGATCATTCCGGTGATGAAGCTTTTGGAGGACAGTTTCTCCTATGCAAACCAGCTTGGCGCTCGCCAGGGTGCCGGAGCGGTTTACCTAAACGCTCACCACCCAGACATCCTGCGCTTTTTGGACACCAAGCGTGAGAACGCCGATGAGAAGACCCGCATTAAGACTTTGTCGATCGGCGTAGTAGTTCCAGATATCACCCTGGAGCTAGCCAAAAACGGCGAGGACATGTACCTGTTCTCCCCTTACGATGTCGAAAAGGTCTACGGCATCCCATTCGGTGACATCTCGGTTACCGAGAAGTACAACGAGATGGTTGATGACCCGCGCATCAAGAAGTCCAAGATCAAGGCTCGTGAGCTGTTTGAGCGAATTGCAGAACTTCAGTTTGAATCCGGCTACCCCTACATCATGTATGAAGACACCGTTAATAAGGCCAACCCGATTCAGGGCCGCATTAACATGTCGAACCTCTGCTCTGAGATATTGCAGGTAAACACCCCCACCACCTACAACCCAGACCTTTCCTACGACGACATTGGAAAGGACATCTCTTGCAACCTAGGCTCCATGAACATTGCCATGGCAATGGATGGGCCGAACTTTGCCAACACCGTAGAGACCTCGATCAGGGCGCTAACCGCGGTGAGCGATATGTCAAACATCGAGAGTGTTCGCTCGATCTCAGACGGTAACCACAAGAGCCACGCAATTGGCTTGGGCCAGATGAACCTGCACGGCTACCTAGCTCGTGAGCAGATTCACTACGGCTCTGAGGTCGCGCTTGATTTCACCAACATGTACTTCTACACCGTTGTGTACCATGCAATTCGCGCTTCAAACCGCATCGCGATTGAGCGAAAGAGCTACTTCCACAACTTTGAGAACTCAAAGTATGCCTCCGGTGAATTCTTTGAGAAGTACACCGATCAAGAGTGGGCTCCTGCGACACCAAAGGTGAAGGAGTTGTTTGAGGATTCAAACATCGCTATTCCAACCCAAAGCGACTGGGCAGAACTAAAAGCTTCAGTTATGAAGCACGGTATCTACAACCAGAACCTGCAGGCTGTCCCACCAACCGGATCGATCAGCTACATCAACAACTCCACCAGCTCGATCCACCCGATTGCCTCTCGCATCGAGGTTCGTAAAGAAGGAAAGCTGGGCCGGGTTTATTACCCAGCTCCATTCCTATCCGATAAGACCTGGGACTACTACGAGGATGCTTATGAGATTGGTCCAGACAAGATCATCGACACCTATGCGGTTGCAACCCAGCACGTTGACCAGGGTCTGTCACTCACCCTGTTCTTCAAGGACACCGCCACCACCAGAGATGTCAACCGCGCACAGATTTACGCATGGCGCAAGGGCATCAAAACCATCTATTACATCAGGATTCGCCAGGCTGCCCTAGAGGGCACCGAGGTCGAAAACTGCGTCAGCTGCATGCTCTAG